One window of Solwaraspora sp. WMMA2056 genomic DNA carries:
- a CDS encoding S8 family serine peptidase: MTATLARTALTGLATLMAVTAAATGAVTYVRAAPAAPADQRVERYVLYYTVLASYQGKPETLWAIADRFLGDAERAGEILVLNSGRQQPDGGRLTDPGQLHEGWHLVLPWDAIGTGLRHGALPTTTAVKPGATSSPEPSGLPTPSDSIDRPANPAPANPASDPERSALPLAGQRSESGSAGSDHTDCRPTVVATAPADANWGQRLVAPQRVWPTATGAGVSVAVVDSGVAAGRPELGDRLGRGVDIVSGRGPGDTDCVGSGTALAGIVAADDGSGGDLVGMAPKAMIVPVRLVDRGVPASPPAAVTAIEVAVATGAKVILLGASVDVSDPTVRSAVDEAIGWGAVVVVPVSAAGSAIPAGNGLLRVGGLDPDQRPIADYPAGTVDLLAPAAGIRSISAAGTGAYVGTGTEYAAAFVAGAAALVRSAHPGLSGEQTGRQLVVSADRPADDGAESIGRLDPYAAVTDRLVDEGLPAAVAERGEGSRSVSWPAVLAVFAGLGALFAGGRLWGRFRAASRRRRLTLEQADDPFNGRAAGVDQLVHSGKP, from the coding sequence GTGACCGCGACCCTGGCCCGGACGGCCCTGACCGGGTTGGCGACGCTCATGGCGGTGACAGCGGCCGCGACGGGCGCGGTCACCTACGTCCGGGCCGCACCGGCCGCGCCGGCCGACCAGCGGGTGGAGCGGTACGTCCTCTACTACACGGTGCTGGCGTCGTACCAGGGCAAGCCGGAGACACTCTGGGCGATCGCCGACCGGTTCCTCGGCGACGCCGAGCGAGCCGGTGAGATCCTGGTACTCAACTCCGGGCGGCAGCAGCCGGACGGCGGTCGGTTGACCGATCCCGGGCAGTTGCACGAGGGCTGGCACCTCGTGCTGCCCTGGGACGCGATCGGCACCGGACTGCGGCACGGGGCGCTGCCGACCACGACGGCGGTGAAACCTGGCGCGACATCGTCGCCTGAACCGTCTGGTTTGCCCACACCGTCCGACTCGATCGACCGCCCGGCGAATCCGGCCCCGGCGAACCCGGCCAGCGATCCAGAGCGGAGCGCGCTGCCCCTGGCCGGTCAGCGGTCGGAATCCGGCTCCGCGGGGTCCGACCACACCGACTGCCGGCCGACTGTCGTCGCGACCGCTCCGGCCGACGCGAACTGGGGACAGCGGCTGGTGGCACCGCAGCGGGTGTGGCCGACCGCCACCGGCGCCGGCGTTTCGGTGGCCGTCGTCGACTCGGGCGTCGCTGCGGGCCGGCCGGAGCTCGGTGACCGGCTCGGTCGAGGCGTGGACATCGTGTCCGGCAGAGGCCCGGGTGACACGGACTGCGTCGGCTCGGGTACCGCACTGGCGGGTATCGTCGCCGCCGACGACGGCAGCGGCGGCGACCTGGTGGGGATGGCGCCGAAAGCCATGATCGTTCCGGTGCGGCTGGTGGACCGGGGCGTCCCGGCGAGCCCACCGGCGGCCGTGACAGCCATCGAGGTCGCGGTGGCCACCGGGGCGAAGGTGATCCTGCTCGGTGCGTCCGTCGACGTCAGTGACCCTACGGTCCGTTCCGCGGTCGACGAAGCGATCGGCTGGGGCGCGGTCGTGGTGGTGCCGGTCTCTGCCGCCGGATCGGCCATCCCTGCCGGAAACGGTCTGCTCCGCGTCGGCGGGCTCGACCCCGACCAGCGACCGATCGCCGACTACCCGGCCGGCACGGTGGACCTGCTCGCGCCGGCGGCCGGCATCCGCAGCATCAGCGCGGCGGGCACCGGGGCCTACGTCGGCACCGGTACGGAGTACGCTGCCGCGTTCGTCGCGGGCGCGGCGGCGCTGGTGCGTTCGGCCCACCCCGGGCTGTCCGGGGAACAGACCGGCCGGCAACTCGTCGTCTCCGCCGACCGGCCAGCCGACGACGGCGCGGAGAGCATCGGACGGCTCGATCCGTACGCGGCGGTCACCGACCGGCTGGTCGACGAAGGACTGCCCGCAGCCGTCGCCGAGCGGGGCGAAGGATCCCGATCGGTGTCCTGGCCGGCGGTGTTGGCGGTGTTCGCCGGGCTCGGGGCGCTGTTTGCCGGCGGGCGGCTCTGGGGCCGCTTCCGGGCGGCGAGCAGGCGTCGCCGGCTGACGCTGGAGCAGGCCGACGACCCGTTCAACGGCCGCGCCGCAGGCGTGGACCAACTGGTGCACAGCGGAAAGCCGTGA
- a CDS encoding RICIN domain-containing protein, which translates to MDMSTRVRNRAFVGVALGLVAMITLTASLAPGRADAREPLPGSPISDADVRLLTEAASSCPTLTPARLAGQVMAASRFSATPVEAVQAVGGQGAAGLVPTVWQKWAPWDGARPGDRSASITALAHHMCQLVGQLRVLELDGDRWQLALAAHRVGVEAVVEAGDVPVGAVEYVDTVERYATWYALQPAFGGDGEAAPVETVPVTGERVADAAPLPVPDAYLELIQTAGAVCPQMPPARVAAQLMATSEFDPQRLGPTGEQGIAQFLPEVWVTYVRPSAESSPWTPASAVPALAETMCALLEALPGTGPDAYPLALASFLRGDTTIRSLADVPGGERIIVLAEQVGHFEAEYAKDPRLAPPADPSPSADPSPSPTIGPERSPGASPGVTTPAPTAPRPSPTATRSSAPEPAGSDQPPVKAKDADGTNRSYGPFFIYNLGTEMCVDVPGAGPGPRDGPVLQDLCYPHTPDNQEYAFVPRRVDGSGNQLYWIRSVTSQYCLDLPGKGSVSPATPLNETGCFDDENQYWLLHPTVKSGNVQYYRIINTASNLCLDVPGYASGGTGLRLEVFGCRSNDDHDWALIRKANW; encoded by the coding sequence ATGGACATGTCGACCAGGGTCCGCAACCGGGCGTTCGTGGGGGTGGCCCTGGGCCTGGTCGCGATGATCACCCTGACCGCCTCCCTGGCACCTGGCCGGGCCGACGCCAGGGAACCACTACCTGGCAGCCCGATCTCCGACGCGGATGTCCGGCTGCTGACTGAGGCAGCCAGCTCATGCCCCACCTTGACCCCGGCGCGGCTGGCCGGTCAGGTGATGGCCGCGTCCCGGTTCTCGGCGACCCCGGTCGAGGCAGTGCAGGCCGTCGGGGGGCAGGGCGCCGCCGGGCTGGTGCCGACCGTGTGGCAGAAGTGGGCGCCGTGGGACGGGGCACGACCGGGCGACCGGTCGGCCAGCATCACCGCACTCGCCCACCACATGTGCCAACTGGTCGGCCAGTTGCGGGTGCTCGAACTCGACGGCGACCGGTGGCAGTTGGCGCTGGCGGCGCACCGGGTCGGTGTCGAGGCCGTCGTCGAGGCTGGCGACGTGCCGGTCGGGGCCGTGGAGTACGTCGACACCGTGGAGCGGTACGCCACCTGGTACGCGTTGCAGCCGGCCTTCGGCGGAGATGGGGAAGCCGCGCCCGTGGAGACAGTGCCGGTCACCGGGGAGCGGGTCGCCGACGCCGCGCCGTTGCCGGTGCCGGACGCGTACCTCGAACTGATCCAGACCGCCGGCGCTGTCTGCCCGCAGATGCCCCCTGCTCGGGTCGCCGCGCAGCTCATGGCCACCTCCGAATTCGACCCGCAGCGACTCGGCCCGACCGGCGAACAGGGCATCGCGCAGTTTCTGCCCGAGGTGTGGGTGACCTACGTACGGCCGTCGGCGGAGTCCTCACCGTGGACCCCTGCCTCGGCGGTGCCGGCCCTCGCCGAGACCATGTGTGCCCTGCTGGAGGCCCTGCCCGGGACCGGCCCGGACGCTTACCCGCTCGCGTTGGCGTCGTTCCTGCGTGGCGACACGACGATCCGCTCTTTGGCCGACGTGCCGGGCGGTGAACGAATCATCGTCCTAGCCGAGCAGGTGGGCCACTTCGAGGCCGAGTATGCGAAGGATCCTCGGCTGGCCCCGCCGGCCGATCCGTCGCCGTCGGCCGATCCGTCGCCGAGCCCGACCATTGGGCCCGAGCGGTCGCCGGGGGCGAGCCCTGGCGTGACGACCCCTGCGCCGACGGCACCCCGACCTTCGCCGACGGCGACGCGGTCGAGCGCCCCGGAGCCGGCCGGCTCCGACCAGCCGCCGGTCAAGGCCAAGGACGCCGATGGAACCAACCGCTCGTACGGGCCGTTCTTCATCTACAACCTCGGCACCGAGATGTGCGTGGACGTTCCGGGGGCCGGCCCCGGGCCGCGCGACGGGCCGGTCCTGCAGGACCTCTGCTACCCGCACACTCCTGACAACCAGGAGTACGCCTTCGTCCCGCGCCGGGTCGACGGTTCCGGTAACCAGCTGTACTGGATTCGTAGCGTCACCTCCCAGTACTGCCTGGACCTGCCGGGCAAGGGCTCGGTTTCGCCAGCGACACCGCTCAACGAGACCGGTTGTTTCGACGACGAGAACCAGTACTGGCTGCTGCACCCCACGGTGAAGTCCGGCAACGTCCAGTACTACCGGATCATCAACACCGCCTCGAACCTCTGCCTGGACGTTCCCGGCTATGCGAGTGGTGGAACCGGCCTTCGTCTCGAGGTGTTCGGCTGTCGGTCGAACGACGACCACGACTGGGCGCTGATCCGGAAGGCCAACTGGTGA
- a CDS encoding SAM-dependent methyltransferase, with translation MTEDRELSVDSKLDTAVPHSARIWNYWLGGKDNFAVDRAVGDEVIAHIPDIPVGARSERAFLKRVVRFLVEDAGIGQFLDVGTGLPSADNTHEVAQSLDPRCRVVYIDNDPLVMAHARALLTSTAEGSCDYVEADLRQPDTILASARRTLDFSRPIGLMLLGVVNHLMDDDVAYGAVAQLVRAMPAGSHLVLTHSTAEIHGEPMLRVMRETTERGGTPIRARTRTEIERFFDGLDLLEPGVVTCSRWRPDPESAEPEVYLFGGVGRVG, from the coding sequence GTGACCGAGGACCGGGAGCTCTCCGTAGATTCCAAGCTGGACACCGCCGTGCCGCACTCGGCCCGGATCTGGAACTACTGGCTGGGCGGCAAGGACAACTTCGCGGTCGACCGGGCCGTCGGCGACGAGGTGATCGCCCACATCCCGGACATCCCCGTCGGAGCGAGGTCCGAGCGCGCGTTCCTCAAGCGCGTGGTCAGGTTCCTCGTCGAGGATGCCGGTATCGGTCAGTTCCTCGATGTCGGCACCGGGCTCCCGTCGGCGGACAACACCCACGAGGTCGCGCAGTCCCTCGACCCACGCTGCCGGGTGGTCTACATCGACAACGACCCGCTTGTCATGGCGCACGCGCGTGCGCTGCTGACCAGCACGGCGGAAGGCAGCTGCGACTACGTCGAAGCCGACCTGCGGCAGCCGGACACGATACTCGCGTCCGCGCGGCGGACGCTCGACTTCTCGCGGCCGATTGGCCTCATGCTCCTCGGCGTCGTCAACCACCTGATGGACGACGACGTGGCGTACGGTGCGGTCGCGCAGCTGGTGCGGGCGATGCCTGCCGGTAGCCACCTGGTGCTCACCCACTCCACCGCAGAGATCCACGGTGAGCCGATGCTGCGCGTGATGCGGGAAACCACCGAGCGTGGCGGCACGCCGATCCGGGCCAGGACCCGGACGGAGATCGAACGCTTCTTCGACGGGCTGGATCTGTTGGAGCCCGGCGTCGTCACCTGCTCGCGCTGGCGCCCGGACCCGGAGTCCGCCGAGCCTGAGGTCTACCTGTTCGGCGGCGTCGGGCGCGTCGGCTGA
- a CDS encoding YafY family protein, whose protein sequence is MPKTSARLLALLSLLQTRRDWSGAALVDRLDVSLRTVRRDIDRLRELGYPIAAVKGPEGGYRLAAGTNLPPLLFDDEQAVALTVALQIAATTPDSSLAEPAARALNTIRQVLPSRLRHRVQALDVTVVNRPSTRPAEPVHGDVLLAISSAVHARQILRFDYGYNDTMSLRRVEPHHVITREGRWYLVAWDLDRADWRIFRVDRISPRTPHGPHFTPRALPGGDLAEYVTGVFRGSVDASGRWPCQGTVTLDLPASVVAVHAGDGIVEQTTPDRCRLTLGSWSWPSLAAAIARYDADITVIGPDELAEAFVHLAHRFSRAVPGHAAAPTASPPLWCGTMPS, encoded by the coding sequence ATGCCGAAAACCTCCGCGCGCCTGTTGGCACTGCTGTCGCTGCTGCAAACCCGCCGGGACTGGTCCGGTGCCGCGCTGGTCGACCGGCTGGACGTCAGCCTGCGCACGGTGCGGCGCGACATCGACCGGCTGCGTGAACTCGGCTACCCCATCGCTGCGGTCAAAGGTCCCGAGGGCGGTTACCGGCTCGCCGCCGGCACCAACCTGCCCCCGCTACTGTTCGACGACGAGCAGGCCGTCGCTCTCACCGTCGCCCTGCAGATCGCCGCGACCACCCCGGACAGCAGCCTCGCCGAACCCGCCGCACGAGCGTTGAACACCATCAGGCAGGTGTTGCCCTCCCGGCTACGGCACCGCGTCCAGGCTCTCGACGTCACCGTCGTCAACCGGCCCTCCACCCGTCCGGCCGAACCGGTTCATGGCGACGTGCTGCTGGCCATCAGCTCCGCCGTGCATGCCCGCCAGATCCTTCGCTTCGACTACGGCTACAACGACACCATGTCGCTGCGCCGCGTCGAACCGCACCACGTCATCACCCGGGAGGGGCGTTGGTACCTCGTCGCCTGGGACCTCGACCGTGCCGACTGGCGCATCTTCCGCGTCGACCGCATCAGCCCACGCACCCCCCACGGACCGCACTTCACCCCGCGTGCGCTGCCCGGCGGAGACCTCGCCGAGTACGTCACCGGCGTCTTTCGCGGCTCCGTCGACGCCTCGGGCCGCTGGCCCTGCCAGGGAACCGTGACCCTCGACCTCCCGGCATCCGTAGTGGCTGTCCACGCCGGCGACGGCATCGTCGAGCAGACCACCCCGGACCGCTGCCGGCTCACTCTTGGCTCCTGGTCCTGGCCCAGCCTCGCCGCCGCCATCGCGCGCTACGACGCGGACATCACCGTCATCGGCCCCGACGAACTCGCCGAGGCCTTCGTGCACCTGGCCCACCGATTCAGCCGCGCCGTACCCGGGCACGCCGCCGCCCCGACTGCGTCGCCGCCCCTGTGGTGCGGAACAATGCCATCGTGA
- a CDS encoding VOC family protein has product MAITTTTHLNFRGDARAALQFYQSVFGGHLTVVTYGDFGMPKEAPDADKVVFGQITADNGFNVMAYDVPGHAPAPAAPAATTREHGMTLTGDRFFVSVRGESAEEVGALWDKLADGAESIEKFGPSQWAPGFGMLTDRFGVTWILDVAVAYAG; this is encoded by the coding sequence ATGGCTATCACGACCACCACTCACCTCAACTTCCGTGGTGACGCCCGCGCGGCCCTCCAGTTCTACCAGTCGGTGTTCGGCGGCCACCTCACCGTCGTCACGTACGGTGACTTCGGCATGCCGAAGGAGGCACCCGATGCCGACAAGGTCGTCTTCGGGCAGATCACAGCCGACAATGGCTTCAACGTCATGGCCTACGACGTACCCGGCCACGCCCCGGCCCCGGCCGCGCCGGCCGCCACCACCCGCGAGCACGGCATGACGCTGACCGGCGATCGGTTCTTCGTCTCCGTCCGTGGCGAGTCCGCCGAAGAGGTCGGCGCGCTGTGGGACAAGTTGGCCGACGGTGCCGAGAGCATCGAGAAGTTCGGCCCGTCGCAGTGGGCGCCGGGCTTCGGGATGCTCACCGACCGCTTCGGCGTCACCTGGATCCTCGACGTCGCCGTGGCCTACGCCGGCTGA
- a CDS encoding ABC transporter permease yields the protein MSTRFPGDTAVLLGRSLTHVSRSADTIVTTAITPIAMMLLFVYVFAGAIESGSGSYVNYLLPGILLITVASGIAYTAFRLFLDVRSGIFERFQSMPIARSSVLWAHVLTSLVANLVSLVVVVGVALLMGFRTSAGVLAWLAVAGILILFTLALTWLAVIPGLTAKSVDGASGFSYPLIFLPFVSSAFVPTDTMPGPVRAFAEHQPVTAIVDAIRNLFAQQPVGADIWIALAWCVGILVVAYAFAVITYRRRIS from the coding sequence ATGAGCACACGTTTTCCTGGCGACACCGCCGTCCTGCTGGGCCGGTCACTGACGCATGTCAGCCGCAGCGCGGACACCATCGTCACGACCGCGATCACGCCGATCGCGATGATGCTGCTCTTCGTCTACGTGTTCGCCGGTGCGATCGAGAGCGGATCCGGTTCGTACGTCAACTACCTGCTGCCCGGGATTCTGCTGATCACGGTCGCGTCCGGGATCGCGTACACCGCTTTCCGGCTCTTTCTCGACGTGCGCAGCGGCATCTTCGAGCGATTCCAGTCCATGCCGATCGCACGATCGTCGGTGCTGTGGGCGCACGTACTGACGTCGTTGGTTGCCAATCTCGTCTCGCTCGTGGTCGTCGTCGGCGTAGCACTGCTCATGGGCTTCCGTACGAGCGCTGGGGTGCTGGCCTGGCTCGCGGTCGCCGGCATCCTGATCCTGTTCACCCTCGCACTGACCTGGCTCGCCGTCATCCCCGGGCTCACCGCGAAGAGCGTGGACGGCGCGAGTGGATTCTCGTACCCGCTGATCTTCCTGCCGTTCGTCAGTTCGGCGTTCGTGCCCACCGACACCATGCCCGGACCGGTACGTGCCTTCGCCGAGCACCAGCCGGTGACGGCGATCGTCGACGCGATCCGCAACCTGTTCGCGCAGCAGCCGGTCGGTGCCGACATCTGGATCGCCCTCGCCTGGTGCGTCGGGATCCTTGTCGTCGCCTATGCCTTCGCCGTGATCACCTATCGTCGTCGGATCTCCTGA
- a CDS encoding DUF1048 domain-containing protein, with product MFSTESGFLGRVVGPKRRWRAYKARVRKLPAPYRAAVEAIERYLMHFGAMDGDSAASLFEDVADLFERAAADGAPIRDIVGEDPVEFVEALIANYDKGGYVTRERDRLSRAIALAGETPGSAEGPR from the coding sequence GTGTTCAGTACGGAGAGCGGATTTCTCGGCAGGGTAGTCGGCCCGAAACGGCGGTGGCGCGCCTACAAGGCGCGCGTGCGAAAGCTCCCTGCGCCGTACCGCGCGGCGGTCGAGGCCATCGAACGGTACCTGATGCACTTCGGGGCGATGGACGGCGACAGCGCGGCATCGCTGTTCGAGGACGTCGCCGACCTGTTCGAGCGGGCCGCGGCAGACGGCGCACCGATCCGGGACATCGTCGGCGAAGACCCGGTCGAGTTCGTCGAGGCGTTGATCGCCAACTACGACAAGGGCGGGTACGTGACCCGGGAACGCGACCGGCTGTCCCGTGCCATCGCGCTCGCCGGTGAAACCCCCGGCAGCGCGGAGGGACCGCGATGA
- a CDS encoding PadR family transcriptional regulator: MGRQMTEMLKGTLEGIVLAVLAMRPAYGYEITAWLRDQGFSEIAEGTVYALLVRVEQKRLVDVEKVPSEKGPPRKVYSLNAQGREYLEEFWKTWSFLAGRLEMLHKGERS, from the coding sequence GTGGGCAGGCAGATGACGGAAATGCTCAAGGGAACGCTGGAGGGCATCGTCCTCGCGGTCCTGGCCATGCGGCCCGCGTACGGGTACGAGATCACCGCGTGGCTACGGGATCAGGGTTTCTCCGAGATCGCCGAGGGCACGGTCTACGCCCTGCTGGTCAGGGTCGAACAGAAACGCCTCGTCGACGTGGAGAAAGTCCCGTCCGAGAAGGGGCCACCACGCAAGGTGTACTCCCTCAACGCCCAAGGGCGGGAGTACCTCGAAGAGTTCTGGAAGACCTGGAGTTTCCTCGCTGGAAGGCTCGAGATGCTCCACAAGGGAGAGCGGTCGTAG
- a CDS encoding cellulose binding domain-containing protein — MSYALACARANVFRAVAVYAGGVISGCSGGNDPIGYLHAHGISDNVLSIAGGRSMRDRFVRNNGCTPQNAPEPSPGSGRYITTTYTGCTADHPVVWHAFDGGHTPTPGSWLPQATWQFFAQFQGATPGPTTPGPTTPGPTTPGPTTPGPTTAPPGGGACRVTANVNAWNTGLTEDITVTNTGTATINGWSLTFTLPGGQNITNGWNASYSPSSGQVTARNVSYNGTIAPNASVSIGFQATHTGNTAKPTSFSLNGAPCTVT; from the coding sequence ATGAGCTACGCGCTTGCGTGTGCCCGGGCTAACGTCTTCCGTGCCGTCGCGGTCTACGCCGGTGGCGTCATCAGCGGATGCAGCGGCGGCAACGACCCGATCGGCTACCTGCACGCCCACGGCATCAGCGACAACGTCCTGAGTATCGCCGGCGGGCGTTCCATGCGGGACAGGTTCGTCAGGAACAACGGCTGTACCCCCCAGAACGCCCCGGAACCGTCGCCGGGCAGCGGAAGGTACATCACCACCACCTACACCGGCTGCACGGCAGACCACCCAGTCGTCTGGCACGCGTTCGACGGCGGGCACACCCCCACCCCGGGATCCTGGCTCCCGCAGGCGACGTGGCAGTTCTTCGCCCAGTTCCAAGGCGCCACTCCTGGCCCGACGACCCCCGGCCCGACGACCCCTGGCCCGACCACTCCCGGCCCGACGACCCCTGGCCCGACCACCGCTCCGCCGGGCGGCGGAGCCTGCCGGGTCACCGCGAACGTCAACGCGTGGAACACCGGCCTCACCGAGGACATCACCGTCACCAACACCGGTACGGCCACGATCAACGGTTGGTCGCTGACCTTCACCCTGCCCGGCGGGCAGAACATCACCAACGGGTGGAACGCCAGCTACTCGCCCAGCTCCGGGCAGGTGACGGCCAGGAACGTCTCCTACAACGGCACCATCGCCCCCAACGCGTCAGTCAGCATCGGCTTCCAGGCCACTCACACCGGCAACACCGCCAAGCCGACATCCTTCAGCCTCAACGGCGCGCCCTGCACGGTGACGTGA
- a CDS encoding MarR family transcriptional regulator: MSHESARAAAIADLMRAGREMSRLSMVFRYAIAERLGLTVSDLECLDYLADAGSATAGQVADRTNLTTGAVTSMLRRLQQAGYVSAEHDPADRRRVIVTLRPKRMADLERPYEQFAERTRRLVADYSVEEIGCWSGTTTACRRCTSPSWTASTIVVGLVDLTRCDLVASARLGKSYL; this comes from the coding sequence ATGTCCCACGAGTCGGCCCGTGCGGCCGCGATCGCCGACCTGATGCGCGCCGGCCGGGAGATGTCCCGGCTGTCCATGGTGTTCCGGTACGCCATCGCCGAGCGGCTCGGCCTCACGGTGAGCGACCTGGAGTGCCTGGACTACCTGGCGGACGCCGGTTCCGCCACCGCGGGGCAGGTCGCCGACCGTACCAACCTCACCACCGGGGCGGTGACCAGCATGCTCCGCCGGCTTCAGCAGGCGGGCTACGTGAGCGCCGAGCACGATCCGGCGGACCGGCGGCGGGTGATCGTCACCCTTCGGCCGAAGCGGATGGCCGACCTGGAGCGGCCGTACGAGCAGTTCGCCGAACGGACGCGGCGGCTCGTCGCGGACTACAGCGTCGAGGAGATCGGCTGCTGGTCCGGCACTACGACCGCATGCAGGCGATGTACCTCGCCGAGTTGGACCGCGTCGACGATCGTCGTGGGCCTGGTCGATTTGACACGTTGTGACCTGGTCGCGTCGGCCAGGCTCGGCAAATCATATTTATGA
- a CDS encoding FAD-dependent monooxygenase has product MMGDAVHVMPPFGAQGGNTALRDAALLGRKLVEARASGTQVEEAIAAYQDEMAHYAFQAVDTAAGLMRRLTGGAAVPHGVLTRVLPRLHRVTVPEA; this is encoded by the coding sequence ATGATGGGCGACGCCGTGCACGTCATGCCACCGTTCGGGGCCCAGGGCGGCAACACCGCGCTGCGCGACGCCGCCCTGCTCGGCCGCAAACTGGTCGAGGCCCGGGCGAGCGGTACGCAGGTGGAGGAGGCGATCGCCGCATACCAGGACGAGATGGCCCACTACGCCTTCCAGGCCGTTGACACCGCTGCCGGGCTGATGCGCCGCCTCACCGGAGGTGCCGCCGTACCGCACGGGGTGCTGACCCGCGTGCTGCCTCGGCTGCACCGGGTGACCGTACCGGAGGCATGA
- a CDS encoding nucleotidyltransferase family protein, giving the protein MGPPDVAGHGVAGLVLAAGAGRRYGGPKAPVFLDQALNVLRDGGCDPVVAVLGAGARQVRATIDLTGVDVVENQGWAEGMGSSLRLGLTALTRLPQAPAALVHLVDMPGVSAAAIARLQAQAHPGCLIRACYAGEPGHPVVLGRDHWAEIVATVRGDQGARTYLRRHADRVTAIECGDVANGYDIDVR; this is encoded by the coding sequence ATGGGTCCACCCGACGTCGCGGGGCACGGTGTCGCCGGCCTGGTCCTGGCCGCCGGTGCGGGGCGCCGCTACGGCGGTCCCAAGGCACCGGTCTTTCTCGATCAGGCACTCAACGTGCTTCGAGACGGCGGCTGCGACCCCGTCGTCGCGGTTCTCGGTGCCGGTGCCCGACAGGTCCGGGCCACCATCGACCTGACCGGTGTCGATGTCGTCGAGAATCAGGGCTGGGCCGAGGGGATGGGTTCCTCGCTGCGGCTCGGACTCACCGCCCTCACCCGTCTGCCGCAGGCGCCGGCCGCGTTGGTGCATCTGGTGGACATGCCCGGAGTTTCCGCGGCGGCGATCGCCCGACTTCAAGCGCAGGCCCATCCGGGTTGCCTGATCCGCGCCTGCTACGCCGGCGAGCCGGGCCATCCGGTGGTGCTGGGTCGCGACCATTGGGCCGAGATCGTCGCCACTGTCCGGGGCGATCAGGGTGCCCGGACCTACCTGCGCCGGCACGCCGACCGGGTCACCGCAATCGAATGCGGCGACGTCGCGAATGGATACGACATCGACGTACGGTGA
- a CDS encoding LysE family translocator, whose protein sequence is MPHLLSGELVTFIGVAAAMVVLPGADFTMVVRNALAGRRLGLATAGGVVSGLLLHSSLAALGIAALMIASGTAYRVIQFVGMGYLCYLGIRLLCSRPVTEPSSDQSVHSRNDVRSHRRLKGNGVWRAYRQGLVTDVTNPKVFVFFASLIPQFVPTGVPVGPPTAMLALLIVLLAVIWYPTLAVTVDRAGGLLRQPVAARTLNVLTGLTLLGLSLHLATDLTVLIEGPELPERLGSR, encoded by the coding sequence GTGCCGCATTTGTTGAGCGGCGAGCTCGTCACGTTCATCGGCGTGGCAGCCGCGATGGTCGTCCTGCCCGGAGCGGACTTCACGATGGTGGTCCGCAACGCACTCGCTGGCCGCAGGCTCGGGCTGGCCACCGCCGGTGGCGTCGTCAGTGGACTGTTGCTGCACTCGTCGCTGGCCGCTCTTGGAATCGCGGCGCTGATGATCGCGTCGGGGACCGCCTACCGGGTGATCCAGTTCGTCGGCATGGGCTATCTCTGCTATCTGGGCATCCGGCTGCTGTGCAGTCGGCCAGTGACCGAACCGTCGTCGGACCAATCTGTCCACAGTCGAAATGACGTGCGAAGTCATCGACGGCTCAAAGGCAACGGCGTCTGGCGGGCATACCGACAGGGCCTGGTGACCGACGTGACGAATCCCAAGGTGTTCGTGTTCTTTGCCAGCCTGATTCCACAATTCGTTCCTACCGGAGTGCCGGTCGGGCCGCCTACCGCCATGCTGGCCCTGTTGATCGTGCTCCTGGCGGTGATCTGGTATCCGACGCTGGCGGTGACGGTCGACCGGGCTGGCGGCCTACTCCGGCAGCCGGTGGCCGCCCGTACGCTCAACGTACTCACCGGTCTCACCCTGCTCGGGCTGAGCCTGCACCTCGCCACCGACCTGACGGTGCTGATCGAGGGCCCGGAGCTTCCGGAGCGCCTGGGTTCGAGGTAG
- a CDS encoding glycogen debranching N-terminal domain-containing protein: MRPSAELPTGLFNDDMRYLSRWNLTVDGQQLHALSVDDLQYFESRFFLVPGEPTHYVDANLTIIRRRSVSGGVFLEHLTVLNHQNVPVEIVIRLDIGADFATSPNLATSARKAGSAPRSPTVPSG; encoded by the coding sequence ATCCGGCCCTCGGCCGAGCTACCCACCGGGCTGTTCAACGACGACATGCGGTACCTGTCGCGGTGGAACCTCACCGTCGATGGTCAGCAGCTGCACGCGCTCTCCGTCGACGATCTGCAGTACTTCGAGTCCCGGTTCTTCCTCGTCCCGGGAGAGCCCACGCACTACGTCGACGCGAACCTGACCATCATCCGCCGCCGGTCGGTCAGCGGAGGGGTCTTCCTGGAGCACCTGACGGTGCTGAACCACCAGAACGTACCGGTGGAGATCGTGATCCGACTCGACATCGGCGCGGACTTCGCGACATCACCGAACTTGGCGACATCCGCAAGAAAGGCAGGATCCGCACCGAGGTCGCCGACGGTACCCTCCGGCTGA